In the Candidatus Saccharibacteria bacterium oral taxon 488 genome, one interval contains:
- a CDS encoding TetR family transcriptional regulator: protein MDKRQALKTAAYGIFSKKGYKETGISEIAKRAGVAVGSFYNYYDGKETIFLDVYIEENNRIRQAMMDDIDWQQDLVELVRQIFEQSRSLVSSSKILAEWHNPAISRTLRGYYSSGKGKATNTFHQFLVETFTGRMVAEGYSEEKIQDILQVYNLFYYMDIHITEGDFPGISGTLEILATNFVKGIFTS from the coding sequence TTGGACAAAAGACAAGCATTAAAAACAGCTGCCTATGGTATCTTCTCAAAAAAGGGATATAAAGAGACCGGTATCTCAGAAATTGCTAAGCGCGCTGGGGTAGCAGTCGGTTCTTTTTACAACTACTACGACGGTAAAGAAACTATCTTTCTGGATGTGTACATTGAAGAAAACAACCGCATTCGCCAAGCGATGATGGACGACATTGATTGGCAGCAGGATTTGGTTGAGCTTGTAAGGCAGATTTTTGAACAGTCACGAAGCCTCGTTTCGTCCAGTAAAATTCTGGCGGAATGGCATAATCCAGCCATCTCTCGTACACTACGTGGTTATTATTCTTCGGGTAAGGGTAAGGCTACGAATACCTTCCATCAATTTTTGGTCGAAACCTTTACTGGTCGCATGGTGGCAGAAGGATATTCAGAGGAAAAAATTCAGGATATTTTACAGGTTTATAATTTGTTTTACTACATGGATATACATATCACTGAAGGCGATTTTCCAGGTATTAGTGGGACGCTGGAAATACTTGCCACTAACTTTGTTAAAGGTATCTTTACATCATGA
- a CDS encoding ferredoxin reductase, producing MKRSKKMVIIVISILAATGLIAWGVIAYLGRGQTLSVKSIENPSGDLHVIHLAKPDNMTWKAGSYAKITLPSTASDGEKNDHKGEQTSRWLSIASSPEDNEIIILTHNSGSPYKKALTSLPAGSQVKMSWLESSLSVTDGNEPLVCFASDVGISAIRPIVRQWAGKRPIMLYHLDKGVKVFDKELSELANKTANMTYETSANLSQSQERFKQAIDRHGNKAQYLVAGQPDDVKTMKKLLGDNAMYDNVKSSTFRGLK from the coding sequence ATGAAAAGGAGTAAAAAAATGGTAATCATCGTTATATCTATTCTTGCGGCTACAGGCCTTATCGCTTGGGGCGTTATCGCCTACTTAGGGAGAGGCCAAACGTTATCGGTCAAATCCATCGAAAACCCTAGCGGAGACCTTCATGTCATTCACCTAGCAAAGCCTGATAATATGACATGGAAGGCAGGCTCTTATGCCAAGATCACGCTACCCAGTACGGCATCTGATGGTGAAAAGAATGATCATAAGGGCGAACAGACAAGTCGTTGGCTGAGTATTGCCTCTAGTCCTGAGGATAATGAAATTATTATCCTAACCCACAATAGCGGTAGTCCTTATAAAAAAGCTTTGACGAGCCTACCAGCAGGTAGTCAGGTCAAGATGAGTTGGCTAGAATCTTCTTTGTCAGTTACAGACGGCAACGAGCCGCTGGTTTGCTTCGCCTCTGATGTCGGTATCTCAGCAATACGACCAATTGTCAGGCAGTGGGCCGGTAAACGCCCTATCATGCTCTATCACCTAGATAAGGGGGTAAAGGTCTTTGACAAGGAACTCTCAGAGCTAGCAAACAAAACAGCTAATATGACTTATGAGACCAGTGCTAACCTCTCTCAAAGCCAGGAACGCTTCAAGCAGGCGATTGATAGACATGGCAACAAGGCTCAATATCTCGTGGCAGGACAGCCCGACGATGTGAAAACGATGAAGAAACTCCTTGGAGACAACGCGATGTATGATAACGTCAAATCAAGTACTTTTCGGGGGTTGAAGTAG